Proteins encoded by one window of Halorubrum ruber:
- a CDS encoding S9 family peptidase, whose product MSDSDETDVLRELAKLPTIASPRVSPDGETVALYYDVTGRNELHLYDLDDGSLEQLSDGDVPRSVRAGFKWDPSGDRLFYHRDEAGDEQHDVWAMSLDGESEPVVEMDGQIRLHDVGEDGETLLLGSSRDGQMNLYRHDLPSGETAKLTDYDRAVNAGELSPDGDRIAYATNETDTYENLDAYVADADGANPRNLGVGDLGAEVVPTDWGPDGERLLITDNSADLGRAGIVDLGGGDAASPDGDAADVTWFGAGEFEESPSHFLDDGDRFVASRTRGAVTVPVVYDAETGEGRELDFPAGVASVADGRLADDRLLAYRTTSSRRPELVAYDLSADETETLFDAEYGPFDPDDFVEPETVSFASDGVPETPARAVDHDPYEEFEIEGLLFDSGRRPSPLIVNPHGGPRHHDSRRFSYRVQFLLSRGYSILQVNYRGSTGRGREFVQELYDDWGGAEQGDVAVGAEHVLDEYDWLDEDRVAVYGGSYGGYSANWQMVQYPDLYAAGVTWVGVSDLFDMYENTMPHFRTELMVKNLGEPDENEAIYRERSPVNYVENVDAPLLIVHGVNDPRVPVSQARILRDALDDAGFEEGVDYEYEELGEEGHGSGDIDQKIRSLELLDDFLDRKIGAERTAVASLEG is encoded by the coding sequence ATGTCAGACTCAGACGAGACCGACGTACTGCGCGAACTCGCGAAGCTGCCGACGATCGCGAGCCCGCGCGTGTCCCCGGACGGAGAGACCGTCGCCCTCTACTACGACGTCACCGGCCGCAACGAGCTTCACCTCTATGACCTCGACGACGGCTCCCTAGAGCAGCTCAGCGACGGCGACGTTCCCCGGTCGGTCCGGGCCGGGTTCAAGTGGGACCCGAGCGGCGACCGACTGTTCTATCACCGCGACGAGGCCGGCGACGAGCAGCACGACGTGTGGGCGATGTCGCTCGACGGCGAGAGCGAGCCCGTCGTCGAGATGGACGGACAGATCCGGCTCCACGACGTGGGCGAGGACGGCGAAACGCTCCTGCTCGGCTCCAGCCGCGACGGGCAGATGAACCTCTACCGCCACGACCTGCCGAGCGGCGAGACGGCGAAGCTCACCGACTACGACCGCGCGGTCAACGCCGGCGAGCTCTCGCCCGACGGCGACCGGATCGCGTACGCGACCAACGAGACGGACACCTACGAGAACCTCGACGCCTACGTCGCGGACGCGGACGGCGCGAACCCGCGGAACCTCGGGGTCGGCGACCTCGGCGCGGAGGTCGTGCCGACCGACTGGGGCCCCGACGGCGAGCGCCTGCTGATCACGGACAACAGCGCCGACCTCGGCCGGGCCGGGATCGTCGACCTCGGCGGCGGGGACGCGGCCAGCCCGGACGGCGACGCCGCGGACGTGACCTGGTTCGGCGCGGGCGAGTTCGAGGAGTCCCCGAGCCACTTCCTCGACGACGGCGACCGGTTCGTCGCGAGCCGGACGCGCGGCGCCGTGACGGTCCCGGTCGTCTACGACGCCGAGACCGGCGAGGGCCGCGAGCTCGACTTCCCGGCCGGCGTCGCCAGCGTGGCCGACGGCCGCCTCGCGGACGACCGCCTGCTCGCGTACCGGACGACGTCGAGCCGGCGGCCGGAACTAGTCGCGTACGACCTCAGCGCCGACGAGACGGAGACGCTGTTCGACGCGGAGTACGGTCCGTTCGACCCGGACGACTTCGTGGAGCCCGAGACGGTCTCGTTCGCCTCCGACGGCGTCCCCGAAACGCCGGCGCGCGCGGTCGACCACGACCCGTACGAGGAGTTCGAGATCGAGGGGCTGCTGTTCGACTCGGGGCGACGCCCCTCGCCGCTGATCGTCAACCCGCACGGCGGCCCGCGACACCACGACAGCCGGCGGTTCAGCTACCGCGTCCAGTTCCTGCTCTCGCGCGGCTACTCGATCCTCCAGGTGAACTACCGTGGCTCCACGGGGCGTGGCCGCGAGTTCGTCCAGGAGCTGTACGACGACTGGGGCGGCGCCGAGCAGGGCGACGTGGCGGTCGGCGCCGAGCACGTCCTCGACGAGTACGACTGGCTCGACGAGGACCGCGTCGCCGTTTACGGCGGCTCCTACGGCGGCTACTCCGCGAACTGGCAGATGGTCCAGTACCCGGACCTGTACGCCGCGGGGGTCACGTGGGTCGGCGTCAGCGACCTGTTCGACATGTACGAGAACACCATGCCGCACTTCCGGACGGAGCTCATGGTGAAGAACCTCGGCGAGCCGGACGAGAACGAGGCGATCTACCGCGAGCGCAGCCCCGTCAATTACGTCGAAAACGTCGACGCGCCCCTCCTGATCGTCCACGGCGTCAACGACCCGCGGGTGCCGGTCTCGCAGGCGCGCATCCTCCGCGACGCGCTCGATGACGCCGGCTTCGAGGAGGGTGTCGACTACGAGTACGAGGAGCTCGGCGAGGAGGGCCACGGCTCCGGCGACATCGACCAGAAGATCCGCTCGCTGGAGCTGCTCGACGACTTCCTCGACCGCAAAATCGGCGCGGAGCGGACCGCGGTCGCGTCGCTGGAGGGCTGA
- a CDS encoding 3-oxoacyl-ACP synthase has product MTVGITGLGTYVPDETVTGEAIAAESGIPEAVVVEKMGVREKRVCPPDGDHATDMSVKAAEAALADADVDPTDLDVVVYHGSEYKDHVVWSAAAAITDRLGATNAYATESYTLCAGAPIALRQVTAQLETEPIDAALLVAASREEDLVDYGNEDSSFMFNFGSGASAFVVEAVDDGGDGSADGDPFDGRARATVRASAAETDGSFADDVVMPAGGSKRPPSEETVREGLHTLDVPDPEGMKERLGPVSLPAYLSVADTALERSGFDRDDLDYVALTHMKRSFHERVLDELGLDPASDGYYLDEYGHVQSVDQALATERGVETGRLEPGDLVCLLAAGTGYTWSATVVRWHG; this is encoded by the coding sequence ATGACCGTCGGGATCACCGGACTCGGGACGTACGTCCCGGACGAGACCGTCACGGGCGAAGCGATCGCCGCGGAGAGCGGGATCCCGGAGGCGGTCGTCGTCGAGAAGATGGGCGTCCGCGAGAAGCGCGTCTGCCCGCCGGACGGCGACCACGCGACCGACATGTCCGTGAAGGCGGCCGAGGCCGCGCTGGCGGACGCGGACGTCGACCCGACCGACCTCGACGTCGTCGTCTACCACGGCTCCGAGTACAAGGACCACGTCGTCTGGTCGGCGGCGGCGGCGATCACCGACCGGCTGGGGGCGACGAACGCCTATGCGACCGAGAGCTACACGCTCTGTGCGGGCGCGCCGATCGCGCTCCGGCAGGTGACCGCCCAGCTGGAGACGGAGCCGATCGACGCCGCGCTGCTCGTCGCCGCCAGCCGCGAGGAGGACCTCGTCGACTACGGCAACGAGGACAGCTCGTTCATGTTCAACTTCGGCAGCGGCGCGAGCGCGTTCGTGGTCGAGGCGGTCGACGACGGCGGGGACGGGTCGGCCGACGGCGACCCCTTCGACGGCCGAGCGCGGGCGACCGTCCGCGCGAGCGCGGCGGAGACCGACGGCTCGTTCGCCGACGACGTGGTGATGCCCGCCGGGGGATCGAAGCGCCCGCCGAGCGAGGAAACCGTCCGCGAGGGGCTCCACACGCTCGACGTCCCGGACCCGGAGGGGATGAAGGAGCGTTTGGGGCCGGTGTCGCTGCCCGCGTACCTCTCGGTCGCCGACACCGCCTTGGAGCGGTCCGGGTTCGACCGCGACGACCTCGATTACGTCGCGCTCACCCACATGAAGCGGTCGTTCCACGAGCGCGTCCTCGATGAGCTCGGGCTCGACCCAGCGAGCGACGGCTACTACCTCGACGAGTACGGCCACGTCCAGAGCGTCGACCAGGCGCTGGCCACGGAGCGCGGCGTCGAGACGGGTCGGCTGGAACCGGGCGACCTCGTCTGCCTGCTCGCGGCCGGAACGGGGTACACGTGGTCCGCGACCGTCGTTCGGTGGCACGGCTGA
- a CDS encoding YgaP family membrane protein, which translates to MNQNVGATDKRVRTAVGALAGVASLATLANAAPLPAIAAPVLGVVALMMLGTAATGTCGLYSLLGVDTCPADAGGSR; encoded by the coding sequence ATGAACCAAAACGTCGGTGCGACGGACAAGCGCGTCAGGACCGCGGTCGGCGCTCTTGCCGGTGTCGCCTCGTTAGCTACGCTCGCCAACGCCGCGCCGCTCCCCGCCATCGCGGCTCCGGTGCTCGGCGTCGTCGCCCTCATGATGCTCGGGACCGCCGCGACCGGGACCTGCGGCCTGTATTCGCTGCTCGGCGTCGACACCTGTCCGGCCGACGCCGGCGGCTCGCGCTGA
- a CDS encoding ABC transporter ATP-binding protein, whose amino-acid sequence MLLETDGLTKRFGGITAVDGVDFALEAGELCSIIGPNGAGKTTFFNLLTGVLEPSDGRIRFDPAGGADSTGSNGSGSAGDDTALDITAASPDETALAGIHRSYQITNLFPTLSVLENVRVAAQASRGNDSWKLWRNVSDFEDHYAEATAILERIGLAAEAETVTQNLSHGEKRSLEVGVALAGDPDLLLLDEPTAGVSSEGVDEVVALIEDVAEDHSVMLIEHNMEVVMDISDRIAVLHRGELIADGPPEDVRGDETVQEAYLGGYGREESGRDGGSADGPAESDAATDGGRQVGARAGRRADLGGDRP is encoded by the coding sequence ATGCTGTTGGAGACCGACGGGCTCACGAAACGCTTCGGCGGCATCACCGCCGTCGACGGCGTCGACTTCGCCTTAGAGGCCGGCGAGCTCTGCTCGATCATCGGCCCGAACGGCGCGGGGAAGACGACGTTCTTCAACCTGCTCACGGGCGTGTTGGAGCCCTCCGACGGGCGAATCCGGTTCGATCCGGCGGGCGGAGCCGACTCGACCGGCTCCAACGGCTCGGGGTCGGCCGGGGACGACACGGCGCTCGACATCACCGCCGCCTCGCCGGACGAGACGGCGCTGGCCGGGATCCACCGGTCGTACCAGATCACGAACCTGTTCCCCACGCTGTCGGTGCTGGAGAACGTCCGCGTCGCCGCACAGGCGAGCCGCGGGAACGACTCGTGGAAGCTGTGGCGCAACGTGTCCGACTTCGAGGACCATTACGCGGAGGCGACGGCGATCCTCGAGCGGATCGGGCTCGCGGCGGAGGCGGAGACCGTCACACAGAACCTGAGCCACGGCGAGAAGCGGAGCCTCGAGGTCGGCGTCGCACTCGCCGGCGACCCCGACCTCCTCCTGCTCGACGAGCCGACCGCCGGCGTGTCGAGCGAGGGCGTCGACGAGGTCGTCGCGCTGATCGAGGACGTGGCGGAGGACCACTCGGTGATGCTCATCGAACACAACATGGAGGTGGTGATGGATATCTCCGACCGGATCGCCGTCCTCCACCGCGGCGAACTGATCGCCGACGGACCGCCAGAGGACGTGCGCGGCGACGAGACCGTTCAGGAGGCGTACCTCGGCGGGTACGGCCGCGAGGAGTCGGGACGCGACGGCGGCTCGGCGGACGGCCCCGCCGAGAGCGACGCCGCGACCGACGGCGGCCGACAGGTGGGCGCCCGAGCCGGGCGCCGCGCCGACCTCGGAGGTGACCGGCCGTGA
- a CDS encoding branched-chain amino acid ABC transporter permease has translation MAISDSDSLSDEAAPLGEEAPVDETDPIPPSTATGGLREHLRDHAVHAAVIVGFLLYPLVYEALLATPAATLAEAFLPAVTFMIAVLYMGLFAMSFDFVSGYTGYLSFGHAAFYGTGAYFVVLAANGQVPGIPAGTPFMITLLLGAVLAGLLAIVIGSVSFRLTGVYFAMITLGFAQVIYELIRSWGYVSSNPTEGTTVSGDALAVGVPYIDALSLNLGRLTGESVENLLGLGIDLSATVVSYYALGIVVVVCYFAMQRIVHSPFGRVMVAIRENEERARAVGYPTYRFKLAAFAISGFFGAIAGGVFAAYSRSVAPDGTFYFLVTADALITTIIGGFGTLAGPVYGTLFTQGLEDVLSTESGGIATLLREGIPEGVYETDLFGVSLELFVNTAVDGRAPLYLGIIFVLFVLFVPNGILGTLRDRLGGTVGKRLPDHLRRYLR, from the coding sequence GTGGCCATTAGCGACTCCGACTCGCTTAGCGACGAAGCGGCTCCACTCGGCGAAGAAGCTCCCGTCGACGAGACGGACCCGATACCGCCGTCGACCGCGACCGGTGGGCTCCGCGAGCACCTGCGGGATCACGCCGTCCACGCGGCCGTAATCGTCGGGTTCCTGCTGTACCCGCTCGTCTACGAGGCGCTGCTCGCGACGCCGGCCGCGACGCTCGCCGAGGCGTTCCTCCCCGCGGTCACGTTCATGATCGCGGTGTTGTACATGGGGCTGTTCGCGATGAGCTTCGACTTCGTCAGCGGGTACACCGGGTACCTATCCTTCGGCCACGCGGCCTTCTACGGCACGGGCGCGTACTTCGTCGTCCTCGCCGCGAACGGGCAGGTTCCGGGGATCCCCGCGGGGACGCCGTTCATGATCACGCTCCTGCTCGGGGCGGTACTCGCCGGCCTGCTTGCGATCGTGATCGGGTCGGTGTCGTTCCGGCTCACGGGCGTCTACTTCGCGATGATCACGCTCGGGTTCGCGCAGGTGATCTACGAGCTGATCCGCTCGTGGGGGTACGTCTCCTCGAACCCGACGGAGGGAACGACCGTGAGCGGCGACGCGCTCGCGGTCGGCGTCCCGTACATCGACGCGCTGAGCCTCAACCTGGGGCGGCTGACGGGCGAGAGCGTCGAGAACCTGCTCGGGCTCGGGATCGACCTGTCGGCGACGGTGGTCTCCTACTACGCGCTGGGGATCGTGGTCGTCGTCTGCTACTTCGCGATGCAGCGGATCGTCCACTCGCCGTTCGGCCGCGTGATGGTCGCGATCCGCGAGAACGAGGAGCGCGCCCGCGCCGTCGGCTACCCGACCTACCGGTTCAAGCTGGCCGCGTTCGCGATCAGCGGCTTCTTCGGGGCGATCGCCGGCGGCGTCTTCGCGGCGTACTCCCGGTCGGTCGCACCCGACGGGACGTTCTACTTCCTCGTCACCGCGGACGCGCTGATCACGACGATCATCGGCGGGTTCGGCACCCTCGCGGGGCCGGTGTACGGCACCCTGTTCACGCAGGGGTTAGAGGACGTCCTCTCCACCGAGAGCGGCGGGATAGCGACCCTGCTGCGCGAGGGGATCCCGGAGGGCGTCTACGAGACCGACCTCTTCGGGGTCAGCCTGGAGCTGTTCGTCAACACGGCCGTCGACGGGCGCGCTCCGCTGTACCTCGGGATCATCTTCGTGCTGTTCGTGCTGTTCGTCCCGAACGGCATCCTCGGGACCCTGCGCGACCGGCTCGGCGGCACCGTCGGGAAGCGGCTCCCTGACCACCTGCGGCGCTACCTCCGGTAG
- a CDS encoding FAD-binding domain-containing protein: protein MTAGDAGLPSSPDSEAIRSLSGAPGTVVWHRADLRIADNPAVAAAADEADRILPLFVFDPGFHDERGAACDARIEFLHDCLRDLDRQYRDVDGAGLTYAHGDPIDVLGRFVDAGWDVVASASPTGRYGRRRDERARERLGVRFVAGDGLVRDADRPREGWSDHVESWLAADPFDWDPRSVAVDGVETGIDPEAVADAYDVKSTKTRVPTGGREAGRERLRAFTERIAEYPGSISSPVDARDGTSGLSPYLRFGCLSVREVHRHVDEKVPDGRGKSMFVSRLYWNRHYTQKLLDWPGWLDRAVNPVYEGFNHDRHDPDLVAAWKRGETGFPMVDASMRCLRETGWLNFRMRALCASVYFHILQQPWKIGADHFYEHLIDDDAAINYTQWQSQCGLVGRPGLRLYDPRKQVRDQDPDGEFVTRWVPELDPLPAAHLDAPEKAPLAVQREVGVRVGEEYPYPVVDYEAARSEFRERYGAVHGAAAARLGEEETARRASLSGGIEAARSIAAERGEPGRADATDAGGTSQTGLDDFG, encoded by the coding sequence ATGACCGCGGGCGACGCCGGGCTCCCGTCGAGCCCCGACTCGGAAGCGATCCGGTCGCTCTCCGGCGCGCCGGGAACCGTCGTCTGGCACCGCGCCGACCTGCGGATCGCAGACAACCCGGCGGTCGCGGCGGCCGCCGACGAGGCTGACCGAATCCTCCCGCTGTTCGTCTTCGACCCCGGCTTCCATGACGAGCGCGGCGCGGCCTGCGACGCGCGGATCGAGTTCCTCCACGACTGCCTGCGCGACCTCGACCGCCAGTACCGCGACGTCGACGGTGCCGGGCTGACGTACGCCCACGGCGACCCGATCGACGTGCTGGGGCGGTTCGTCGACGCCGGCTGGGACGTCGTCGCGAGCGCGAGCCCGACCGGTCGGTACGGGCGCCGCCGCGACGAGCGCGCCCGCGAGCGGCTCGGTGTCCGCTTCGTCGCTGGCGACGGACTGGTCCGCGACGCGGACCGCCCCCGCGAGGGCTGGAGCGATCACGTCGAGTCGTGGCTCGCGGCCGACCCGTTCGACTGGGACCCCCGATCCGTCGCGGTCGACGGCGTCGAGACCGGGATCGACCCCGAAGCGGTCGCCGACGCGTACGACGTCAAGTCGACGAAGACGCGCGTCCCGACCGGCGGGCGCGAGGCCGGCCGCGAGCGCCTCCGCGCGTTCACCGAACGGATCGCGGAATACCCCGGCTCCATCTCCTCGCCGGTCGACGCCCGCGACGGAACGAGCGGCCTTTCCCCCTATCTGCGGTTCGGCTGCCTCTCGGTCCGCGAGGTCCACCGGCACGTCGACGAGAAGGTGCCCGACGGCCGCGGCAAGTCGATGTTCGTCTCCCGCCTCTACTGGAACCGCCACTACACCCAGAAGCTGCTCGACTGGCCGGGATGGCTCGACCGCGCCGTCAACCCCGTCTACGAGGGGTTCAACCACGACCGACACGATCCCGACCTCGTCGCGGCGTGGAAGCGCGGCGAGACCGGGTTCCCGATGGTCGACGCGAGCATGCGCTGTCTGCGGGAGACGGGGTGGCTCAACTTCCGGATGCGGGCGCTGTGCGCCTCCGTCTACTTCCATATCCTCCAGCAGCCGTGGAAGATCGGCGCGGACCACTTCTACGAGCACCTGATCGACGACGACGCCGCGATCAACTACACCCAGTGGCAGTCGCAGTGCGGGCTGGTCGGCCGTCCCGGTCTGCGATTGTACGACCCCCGCAAGCAGGTGCGCGATCAGGATCCGGACGGCGAGTTCGTCACGCGGTGGGTCCCCGAACTCGACCCGCTGCCGGCCGCACACCTCGACGCCCCCGAGAAGGCGCCCCTCGCGGTCCAGCGCGAGGTCGGCGTCCGGGTCGGCGAGGAGTACCCGTACCCGGTCGTCGACTACGAGGCGGCCCGCAGCGAGTTCCGCGAGCGGTACGGCGCGGTCCACGGCGCGGCCGCGGCGCGACTCGGCGAGGAGGAGACAGCGCGTCGCGCGTCGCTGTCTGGCGGGATCGAGGCCGCACGGTCGATCGCGGCCGAGCGCGGCGAGCCGGGGAGAGCGGACGCGACCGACGCCGGCGGGACCTCTCAGACCGGCCTCGACGACTTCGGGTGA
- a CDS encoding FAD-dependent oxidoreductase, which translates to MSGDPTVLVIGGGATGTGVARDLSMRGVDVALVDRGGLGSGTSGRSHGLLHSGARYAEADAEGARECIEENRTLRSIAGACVRDTGGLFVRLDGDDPDYLEEKLAACESLGIETERLDGDDAREAAPGLADEVEAAFRVPDGAIYPSRLVAANAADAERRGASVYPHAPVEDVTVRDGEVASVSVGGSVDATLSPDVVVNATGAWADSIAELAGVEVGMAPSRGVMVSVEYEGLGPVLNRCRDPDDGDIVVPHEGEVVLGTTSVPVSDPDDYETADWEVERSVEECAAMLPAVADAPTVRTWWGVRPLYEPDEAGQDRRGISRGFTLLDHERDGADGLYSVVGGKLTTYRQMAETTADRVCDRLGVEAACETADEPLAHADDPERLDELVAEYGGANPTDADVVDAPADD; encoded by the coding sequence GTGAGCGGCGACCCGACCGTCCTCGTGATCGGCGGCGGCGCGACGGGAACGGGCGTCGCCCGCGACCTTTCAATGCGCGGGGTCGACGTCGCGCTCGTCGACCGCGGGGGGCTCGGCAGCGGCACCTCCGGCCGGTCGCACGGCCTCCTCCACAGCGGCGCCCGGTACGCCGAGGCCGACGCCGAGGGGGCGCGCGAGTGTATCGAGGAGAACCGGACGCTCAGGTCGATCGCCGGCGCCTGCGTCCGCGACACCGGCGGCCTGTTCGTCCGCCTCGACGGCGACGACCCCGACTACTTAGAGGAGAAACTCGCCGCCTGCGAGTCGCTCGGGATCGAGACCGAACGCCTCGACGGCGACGACGCCCGCGAGGCGGCGCCGGGGCTCGCGGACGAGGTCGAGGCGGCGTTCCGGGTCCCCGACGGCGCCATCTACCCGTCGCGGTTAGTCGCGGCCAACGCCGCCGACGCCGAGCGGCGCGGGGCGAGCGTCTATCCCCACGCGCCGGTGGAGGACGTGACGGTCCGCGACGGCGAGGTTGCGTCCGTCAGCGTCGGCGGTTCGGTCGACGCGACGCTGTCGCCCGACGTCGTCGTCAACGCCACCGGCGCGTGGGCGGACTCGATCGCGGAGCTGGCGGGCGTCGAGGTCGGGATGGCGCCGAGCCGCGGCGTGATGGTCTCCGTCGAGTACGAGGGACTCGGCCCGGTGTTGAACCGGTGTCGCGACCCCGACGACGGCGACATCGTGGTCCCCCACGAGGGCGAGGTCGTGTTGGGGACGACGAGCGTCCCCGTCTCCGATCCCGACGACTACGAGACCGCCGACTGGGAGGTGGAGCGCTCCGTCGAGGAGTGCGCCGCGATGCTCCCCGCGGTCGCGGACGCGCCGACCGTGCGGACCTGGTGGGGCGTTCGACCCCTCTACGAGCCGGACGAGGCCGGGCAGGACCGCCGCGGGATCTCCCGCGGGTTCACGCTGCTCGACCACGAGCGCGACGGCGCCGACGGCCTCTACAGCGTCGTGGGCGGCAAGCTGACCACCTACCGACAGATGGCGGAGACGACCGCGGACCGCGTCTGCGACCGCCTCGGGGTCGAAGCCGCCTGCGAGACCGCGGACGAGCCGCTCGCGCACGCCGACGACCCCGAGCGGTTAGACGAACTCGTGGCGGAGTACGGCGGGGCGAACCCCACCGACGCCGACGTGGTCGACGCGCCGGCGGACGACTGA
- a CDS encoding branched-chain amino acid ABC transporter permease — translation MTPGTLPALVDAAALASAVDPGALLATGGAVDGLRTAARVLVEGIGKGAVYFTIAVGLTLVFGLMGVLNFAHGAVAMVGAYLGGLVLVLVVGANTGTVATILVFFVALALVFAVTTAAGSAMEVTLIRPIYDRTPTYQILLTFGVSLVIEELARIVLTLRGIQPNPQWQAPMATTPDVLLGRTDLLGIGVRRLYLFEIAIGAVVAVAVWAFLTKTLYGLYIRAGSEDTEMVQALGVDVRQAFTVVFGVGTGLAAVGGVLLMWDPIWGPSVLLSVDVLLYAFVVVIIGGLGSFTGTLVAAGIVGVADSVTTWLFTTGIVAFPGLSEVTIFLLLVVMLIIRPQGLYGVEEVGGH, via the coding sequence ATGACCCCCGGAACGCTCCCCGCTCTCGTCGACGCCGCGGCCCTCGCCTCCGCCGTCGACCCGGGCGCGCTGCTGGCGACCGGCGGCGCGGTCGACGGGCTTCGGACCGCCGCCCGCGTGCTCGTCGAGGGGATCGGCAAGGGCGCGGTGTACTTCACCATCGCCGTCGGTCTGACGCTCGTCTTCGGGCTGATGGGCGTTCTCAACTTCGCGCACGGCGCGGTCGCGATGGTCGGCGCGTACCTCGGCGGACTCGTGCTCGTCCTCGTCGTGGGCGCCAACACCGGAACCGTCGCGACGATACTCGTCTTCTTCGTCGCGTTGGCGCTGGTGTTCGCGGTCACGACCGCCGCCGGCAGTGCGATGGAGGTGACGCTGATCCGACCGATCTACGACCGCACGCCCACCTACCAGATCCTGTTGACGTTCGGCGTCTCGCTGGTCATCGAGGAGCTGGCCCGGATCGTCTTGACGCTCCGCGGGATCCAGCCGAACCCGCAGTGGCAGGCGCCGATGGCGACCACCCCCGACGTGCTGCTCGGCCGGACCGACCTGCTCGGGATCGGCGTCAGGCGGCTGTACCTCTTCGAGATCGCGATCGGCGCGGTCGTCGCGGTCGCCGTCTGGGCGTTCCTGACGAAGACGCTGTACGGCCTCTACATCCGTGCCGGCAGCGAGGACACCGAGATGGTCCAGGCGCTGGGCGTCGACGTGCGGCAGGCGTTCACGGTCGTGTTCGGCGTCGGAACCGGCCTCGCCGCGGTCGGCGGCGTCCTGCTGATGTGGGACCCGATCTGGGGGCCGAGCGTCCTCCTGAGCGTCGACGTGCTGCTGTACGCGTTCGTCGTCGTCATCATCGGCGGGCTCGGCAGCTTCACCGGAACGCTCGTCGCCGCGGGCATCGTCGGCGTCGCCGACTCGGTGACGACGTGGCTGTTCACCACCGGGATCGTCGCCTTCCCCGGCCTCTCTGAGGTGACCATCTTCCTCCTGCTCGTGGTGATGCTGATCATCCGCCCGCAGGGGCTCTACGGCGTCGAGGAGGTGGGTGGCCATTAG
- a CDS encoding MaoC family dehydratase has product MPVATVGETATNEVTVTEETIEAFAELSGDENPIHLDDEYAAETMFSGRVAHGIISAAVVSGALARLSGDIVYLSQDLSFEKPVYPGETVEASVSVIDDLGGDRLAVETTATVPERDERVLSGEATVLSVPHGDE; this is encoded by the coding sequence ATGCCAGTCGCGACGGTCGGCGAGACGGCGACCAACGAGGTAACGGTGACCGAGGAGACGATCGAGGCGTTCGCGGAGCTCTCGGGCGACGAGAACCCGATCCACCTCGACGACGAGTACGCCGCCGAGACGATGTTCAGCGGCCGCGTCGCGCACGGAATCATATCCGCGGCCGTCGTCTCCGGAGCGCTCGCGCGGCTCTCCGGCGACATCGTCTACCTCTCTCAAGACCTCTCTTTCGAGAAGCCGGTCTACCCCGGCGAGACGGTCGAAGCGAGCGTCAGCGTCATCGACGACCTCGGCGGCGACCGGCTCGCGGTCGAGACGACTGCGACCGTCCCGGAGCGCGACGAGCGCGTCCTCTCGGGCGAGGCGACGGTGCTGTCGGTGCCGCACGGCGACGAGTAA
- a CDS encoding ABC transporter ATP-binding protein, which yields MSLLELDGVHTYYGESHILQGLSLSVEAGEIVALVGRNGVGKTTTLRTALGLTPPREGTVRFDGTDVTGMKPNEIAARGMGWVPEERRVFSHLTVEENLRVAAHSAADPDARIAEAYELFPALDRFADKEAGDLSGGQQQMLAIARGMVGDNDLLLVDEPSEGLAPQIVEDVVEALRAASADTTMVLVEQNFRLAMDLADRFYLVDHGVVVEAGETAGVTSDDERIRRYLTA from the coding sequence GTGAGCCTGCTCGAACTCGACGGCGTCCACACCTACTACGGCGAGAGCCACATCCTCCAGGGGCTCTCCCTGTCGGTCGAGGCGGGCGAGATCGTCGCCCTCGTCGGCCGGAACGGCGTCGGGAAGACGACGACCCTCCGCACCGCGCTCGGGCTGACGCCGCCTCGCGAGGGAACGGTCCGGTTCGACGGGACCGACGTGACCGGGATGAAGCCCAACGAGATCGCCGCCCGCGGGATGGGCTGGGTACCCGAGGAGCGTCGCGTGTTCTCGCATCTCACGGTCGAGGAGAACCTCCGCGTCGCCGCGCACTCGGCGGCCGACCCGGACGCACGGATCGCGGAGGCGTACGAGCTGTTCCCGGCGCTCGACCGCTTCGCGGACAAGGAGGCGGGCGACCTGAGCGGCGGCCAACAGCAGATGCTCGCCATCGCCCGTGGCATGGTCGGCGACAACGACCTGCTGTTGGTCGACGAGCCGAGCGAGGGACTCGCGCCCCAGATCGTCGAGGACGTCGTGGAGGCGCTCCGCGCGGCCTCCGCGGACACGACGATGGTCCTCGTCGAACAGAACTTCCGGCTGGCGATGGACCTCGCCGACCGGTTCTACCTCGTCGACCACGGCGTCGTCGTCGAGGCGGGCGAGACGGCCGGCGTCACGAGCGACGACGAGCGGATCCGGAGGTACCTAACGGCATGA